In Lathyrus oleraceus cultivar Zhongwan6 chromosome 2, CAAS_Psat_ZW6_1.0, whole genome shotgun sequence, the DNA window ACAAAGAAATCTATATAATTTGATTATATTGTTGCACTTGCAGAACAGGAAGAAATAGCAAAAGGCAAGCTTTTGGGAGAGCCTCTAACATGGGAAGACCTTTCAAAGATGAAGTACACTTGGAGAGTAGTAATGGAAACTCTTAGAAGGTTTCCACCCGTCTTTGGTGGTTTCAGAAAAACAACAACAGATATTGAATATGGCGGATACATTATACCCAAAGGGTGGCAGGTAAATGAACTCTATTGAGTATTGTTCTTGGTTCGATTCAGGAAACAAACCAAACCATTAACTGTGTTTATCAGTTCACGACAGTTCATTTTTTTAAACAGTCCTACTTATTTGTCATGGACGAAGAACATCTCTCCATGCAATCAATTAACATTAAAAAATTTCGTGTTTTACAGATCTTTTGGGTTACATCAATGACTCACATGGACAGCAACATTTTCCCAGAACCATCAAAGTTTGATCCAAGTAGATTTGAAAACCAAGCATCTACACCACCCTATTGCTTTGTTCCATTTGGAGGGGGAGCGAGAATGTGTCCAGGATATGAGTTTGCAAGGGTTGAAactctggtggcaattcattaCCTTGTGACAAAGTTCAGTTGGAAGCTGCTTTCAGACAATTCCTTCAGCAGGGATCCAATGCCAACACCATCTCAAGGTCTACTGATTGAACTTTGCCCAAGGGAACAACTATCTTAGCTCTCATTCAACAACTTCTGGTCTCCCTAATGAGATTTTACTAGAATAACATATGTTATGTGTAGATTAGTATATATTTGTATTAGCTTATCTTGTGTTTAACTTCATTACAAACTTTTATAGTTAAAATCTTATTAGGAGAACCTGTTGTAAGGGAAGAATATTGCAACTTCAAATATGAACTTTTCTTATGAGTAGAAATCGAACTCCATATTCTAAAATTTACAGGTATTCAGCCAATAACTAGGTAAGCAGGTAATACTATAATAATAAATGTACATTGCAGATATTCACAACTTACAGTACaataattttcaaattttcaattCAATGTTGGACTAATATTTTTAAAGAGAAATAAAGATGCACCACTAGGAACATCTATACTGTATGATATACAGATATTCAAGTTCTATCTATTTACATAATCTTTAATCTACCTAGAAATGTAATCCAAATTACATGAATAATCTAACATAGTTGTGAGAACATATACAATGATGAATTTATCCTAAAAACAATTGGAATAAATAATCAGGTGAAGCAATCTGCAAATGGGTAGAAAGAAAGAAGTGATGACTGCTAGCAATTCTCGGCTCTGGAATACTTTGTGGGAAGAGATGAACACCTTTCATTCATGTGAGGATAAGGTTGCATGGTATTGTATCCAGGTAACTCCATCCGATACTTGCCTTTGATCTGACAATACGGAAGCTTCACGGTGTCCCCATCGTTGCACCATGTTGGCAACCGGCTAGAATTGTTCTCGAAAAAATTGAGAATGTAAGCATCTTTTATCTGCATTCATTGCACAAAAACAAGCCCATAAGAACTTGGTCAAGAAAACTCTACCAAAAAAAATCATTACCTTATGAAGTCGTAAAACAAAAATTAATTGTGGATTGATATCAGCCATGCTCAACAAACTATTAGATGATTTCATTTAATGAAGATGGTGTGGAATATGGTCAATGGTTCTAATGAAATTTTGTGCAGGGTGAAACTGAAATTGAAAATATCCAAAACATAGAAACCAGATTGTCAGACAAACATACAGTAAACTCTGTCACTTGGATAGAACTAGCAATTGGATCAAACAGTCCTGCCTCCTTGTACATTGCAAGTATAAAAGCAACACAAGAAGTTGACTTTCCATCACTGTAGGTCCAGTCATCCTGTTCTGGAATCGTCAGCAGTTCATCAAAAGATGATCCACGCCTTTCAACTTCTACTAATACTTCTGAAAGGTCGAGCCCCTGCAGAAAGTAAAAACACAAAAAGGCTATAAGAGTTGATGTGGTTGTTCCACATTATCGCAAAGAGGTTATATGTAATATATCAAGAGCACAATGTACTATGGTATATATAAAGTTCCAAGCTATGAAGCACGAACACTAGAAACACGACACCGACACTGAGACGTCAAGACcggtaataatttgaaaaaatgaataaattaaacGTAATCATAAGTGTCAGTGTCAGATTCGGTTTCAGACACTGAAAGATGCCTTTTTTCAGAGGTGTCAGTGCTACAAAGGTTCCAAGGTTCCAGATATTGAAAGATTGATAATCTATGCAGTAGATCATGTCACAATCATCTTATGATTTATATTAGAAAATAGAAGACATTGGTTCCATTTATTGTAAAAGTAAAAAATGATTGGTATATCATAATGACACGCATATTGAAGCAAGAAGCAAGTAAAGGTTGTAACATACTTTAGTTCCAAGTCGTTTGTTCAAGGCTTCATTCCACATATTTCCAGCATATTCAGGTTTAAGTTGACTCCAAATTGTCATAACACAAGCAACCTGAAAAGCAGCAAGGTAAATGCTCTAATTcttaaaataaaacaaaaacaaaatagGCGATGTACCATCTGCGTGGCTTAAACTTGCAAAAGACGGAGAAATGAGAAGGCAGGAATGCAGCACAAACAATAGTCGATACTTGATACCACATATTGTAAACTTATTGTTACTTATTTTAAAGTGAGTGAATTTTTCTCCACTAGTAACTGTCTTCTTGATTTACAAACAAAGAAAAACTAAAAAAGCTGATGATACTGTAATTTGAAATTTTAAACCAATTTTTTACTATTTCCAAACTTGAATAGAAAGCTTATGCTGTATTTCCGAAAGAACAAGAATTCAAGACTATATGGTTTATCGATTCTCAGTTTGAAACAGTTCATATTATTGATAGGAAAGGAGATGATGAAAAGTAAAACTATTTCATCTTAGAAAGCTTATTTTGAATTTCTGCAAGATCAAGATTTGAAGAATATATGGTTGGATCTCAGTTTGAAACAATTCATATCATTGTTAGGAAAGGGAAGTAGAAAAAGATCAAACTTGAAATTTAGAGAGCAAAAAACCCAAGATGGTTGCACCAAATGCCACCACAGATTAACTGAAAATTTAAAAAGAGTTTCATAAATCCATACCACATTAGCATCCAAGGGAGGAGGATAGTTCGCAGTTAAAGTATCTATCCAACTGAAAATCATGTTATGGTAACCATAAGGTTTTCCGTCCATACTCAAAGCATACTCCCACGCTGCAGTCTCATTAAACCTCGCACGAATGTCAGGGTGTAAAGGAAGAAGAGCAATATGGGGATTAGAATCATCTTTATTCAGTTCAAAGTCCCACCACTCATCCCATGGTATCATAGCAATTATATCTTCTCCCTGCAAACAAAAGAGAGAGGAATGAAACACTAGGAGACTCGAAATTATGCAGCAGAGTTCACCAACATTACACGAGAGTCTGTGTTTACTTAGTCGTGAAGTAAATATTCAAGATTTGAAGTGATAAACAATTTTGTAAGAGCGCTAACTCGATTTTGAAACTGAGAATACATCTTACCTAGAGTGATACTGTAAAGTTAAGGAAAGTTTACACTGATTCTTTATAAACTTCAATTTATATCGGATTATGGAAATATATCAAGAATTTATGAAATTAAGAAGATAAAAATTTAGTACTATGTATCATGCTGTGAACCAATAGGTTAAATGTAACTTAAATACTTTTACCTTTTCATTTTCATGTCCTGACTCTCCAACCCAAAGCTTTCCATCTGAATCTCTTAAGCAAACAGCAGTGTGACCAGCATAAGCGCCACTAACCCATTTCTCTAGAGTCTCAAAAGCACCCCAGCGACCTCGAATTTTTGAAACAGCAAGGAAATCCCCAGAGTGAATGTCAGCAGCGCTGATATTCGTAACCCAAGGCTGAGGGCGTGTTTCAAAAGTGGCTCCCATATGTTTCTCCAGAAACCCGAGATTTGAGTTCTCACCCCATCCAGTATTTGTAAATAAAGGGAAAACCTCCCAAAGTGCTTGAAGGGTCCCCAACATTCCAGCTTTCAAGAGGAAAATTGATAAGCCGTGATTTTTTACCTGATTACAAAAAGGGCAAGGATCACTAAAAGAAAAATGTGCGTTTCAACTTTCAACACTATACTTAATGATGTTGTAACTTGTAATGAAGAAAGATGGACACTTACGTACTCGTACTCGGCTCTCCCATCCCACTCCTTGATTTCAAGTGTATGCTCCCGGGCCAGAAAATAATAATCCCATGTCACACGATATGGGGTTGCAAAGATGTAAATATCTAAACATGTCCAACTATGAGGATTGCTAACCTACATCAGCACAGAGATGATAACCAATCAGTTTCATTTGAATCCCATAAACAAATAATAACTGCTACAAAAACTGAACAGCATAGCCCATAAACAAATAATAACTGCTACAAAAACTGAGTGCCATAAGATTAAATCCAGTGAACTACTACACACATATAACTGAAAATCTAAATCTTATGGAAAATTGTATTATATGGATAAAATATTGTAAGCTTTGATCATTTAAGAATCCTATTATTAAGAAAATAATGCTACAAAACCAACTCCCCTAAGGATTTCTATTATCAATTATAAGTAAAATAAATGCATCATATATCATGATTCATGAATATGACAAATTTTTGTTTATAATATGTTTCATAAGATTAAGTGTGGTTGGTTGTATGGtgaaaaaaaattgatttgagTGAATTGATTTTCTAAAACTGATACCATCTAAAAGCGAGTTGATATTAAAGTGATTTACTTTTTAATATATTCATGCAAAATTGAGTTGAACAGTAAATTCCAATGTTAAAATTTCGTTTAGACTCAAAAGCTATAAATCCTAATTTCAAGGAAAATCaatttaaaaagaaaaatcaatTCTATTTTTGAGAAACCAAACATATCAAAACCAAAAGTGAGTTGAACAGTAAATTTTAATGTTAAAATCACATTTAGACTTCAAAAACTACAATTCAAGGAAAACCTATTTTAAAAGCAAAATCAACTCTATTTTTGAGAAACCAGACATTTGTGTATGTTTGGTTTAGCTTTTGGAAGAGTCAAAAGCAATTCTAGAGGTGTAGAATTGATTTCGGAATGATTTAGAGGTGTTTGGTTCTTCTAAAAGTAAAATTGATTCTGCCTGCCTCCATAATTGATTCTACTTTAAGCTAAAATTTATAGCTTTTGAGTTCAAACATAATTTTTACATTGAAATTAATAGTTCAACTCAATTTTGCATAAAGTTATTCAAACATAAACCACTTTAGATTCAACGCACTTTTAACcaaaatcaattttttttcaCTACAGAACCAAACATGTGCAAAATCAATTTATATCTCTTAGAAACACTTTTGGTTCTTCCATCCAAAAAACTGAAACCAAACCTACACTAAGCGTAGTTTAAACAAGTTTAGTTTAACTAAATCTCCCTCCTTCATAATAACTAGTTGAATACGTAAACAAAAGTTCAATACAATCAAACAACAAGTCATAACACAAAATCTGCATAAACAATTAAGCAAAAACAACATCGAATAATTCAAAACCACGAAACCAAAACAAAAAAGTAAGAAAAAACACACCTTTAAGTGAACGGTTCCACCACCAAATTGGGAACCAGTTTTATTATGAAACTCAATCCAAGCCTGATTCTCATAAAAGCAAGCACCTTTCCAGTCAGGAGTATTAACCGGAGAGGAAACAGCACCAACGAAGACCGGAAGAAGATCAACAGCGCTATGAAGAGAATTAAGAATCGGCCACGAAATTTGTTTGGGCATCAGAGGAAGCAAGTCGCGAGGGTGAAATGGGGATTTCACAGTCCAAGGTTGAAGGCACGTGAGGAACACGAGGAACGTGGTGGTGATTAACCATGGTAGCTTCGAAGAAGAAGAAGCCATGAAAATGGAGTTGTGAAAAAATGGAACTCTTTTACACGAGTTTTAAGATTTTAagtttttttaaataattattagGTTTC includes these proteins:
- the LOC127117708 gene encoding uncharacterized protein LOC127117708; translated protein: MASSSSKLPWLITTTFLVFLTCLQPWTVKSPFHPRDLLPLMPKQISWPILNSLHSAVDLLPVFVGAVSSPVNTPDWKGACFYENQAWIEFHNKTGSQFGGGTVHLKVSNPHSWTCLDIYIFATPYRVTWDYYFLAREHTLEIKEWDGRAEYEYVKNHGLSIFLLKAGMLGTLQALWEVFPLFTNTGWGENSNLGFLEKHMGATFETRPQPWVTNISAADIHSGDFLAVSKIRGRWGAFETLEKWVSGAYAGHTAVCLRDSDGKLWVGESGHENEKGEDIIAMIPWDEWWDFELNKDDSNPHIALLPLHPDIRARFNETAAWEYALSMDGKPYGYHNMIFSWIDTLTANYPPPLDANVVACVMTIWSQLKPEYAGNMWNEALNKRLGTKGLDLSEVLVEVERRGSSFDELLTIPEQDDWTYSDGKSTSCVAFILAMYKEAGLFDPIASSIQVTEFTIKDAYILNFFENNSSRLPTWCNDGDTVKLPYCQIKGKYRMELPGYNTMQPYPHMNERCSSLPTKYSRAENC